Proteins encoded by one window of Synechococcus sp. MVIR-18-1:
- a CDS encoding chorismate lyase, whose amino-acid sequence MLSELSPSPTCLWEAPAATVLAGDDPGDLPGPWRLMLLGDGSPTRHLHLLTGHPVSVELVAMAEEPEGQAALGCPSEVKELTPPLLRRQVWLSCGEQTLAWAESWWNQDEANQHLQDRNLPIWLSLTQGRSELFREVDGLALVQEPWLEDRFGCSGPFWSRHYRFFRQGRELTVIREVFSPALEEWLGATPRQPLHLTR is encoded by the coding sequence ATGTTGTCCGAGCTCAGTCCCTCTCCCACCTGTTTATGGGAAGCACCCGCTGCAACGGTTCTGGCCGGTGATGACCCAGGGGATTTACCCGGCCCTTGGAGACTGATGCTCCTCGGAGACGGCAGTCCAACCCGTCACCTGCATCTGCTCACAGGACATCCAGTGTCCGTGGAATTAGTGGCCATGGCAGAAGAACCAGAGGGGCAAGCTGCCCTTGGTTGCCCCAGCGAGGTGAAGGAACTCACGCCTCCCCTCCTCCGCCGTCAAGTCTGGTTGAGCTGTGGAGAACAAACCTTGGCTTGGGCTGAAAGCTGGTGGAACCAGGATGAAGCCAACCAGCACCTACAAGACCGCAACCTGCCGATCTGGCTCAGCCTCACCCAGGGGCGCTCCGAGCTCTTTCGCGAAGTGGACGGCTTAGCGCTGGTGCAAGAACCCTGGCTTGAGGACCGGTTTGGCTGCTCGGGGCCGTTTTGGAGCCGCCATTATCGATTTTTCCGTCAAGGACGAGAGCTCACGGTGATTCGCGAGGTGTTCAGTCCTGCTTTAGAGGAATGGCTAGGGGCTACTCCACGCCAGCCTCTTCATCTAACTAGATGA
- a CDS encoding DUF1269 domain-containing protein — protein sequence MSNLVVVGFPKAQEAEEVRRELVTIQQEHLIALEDAVVLEHGEDGHVHLRQAINMTAAGAMGGSFWGLLIGLLFANPLLGLAVGAGAGAASGSLNDMGINDNFLKELAETLPKGSAALALLVRDATPDRVIERLRRHAPHARLIHTNLSHTDEDLLKEQLEKAKRQAEGLRLG from the coding sequence ATGAGCAATTTGGTGGTTGTGGGCTTTCCCAAGGCCCAAGAAGCGGAGGAGGTCCGTCGCGAATTGGTCACGATCCAGCAAGAGCATTTGATTGCGCTTGAGGATGCGGTGGTGCTTGAGCATGGAGAAGACGGCCATGTGCACTTGCGTCAGGCGATCAATATGACGGCGGCTGGAGCCATGGGCGGAAGCTTCTGGGGGTTGTTGATCGGTTTGTTGTTTGCCAATCCTTTGTTGGGTCTCGCTGTTGGTGCCGGTGCTGGTGCTGCCTCGGGTTCGCTTAATGACATGGGCATCAACGACAACTTTTTGAAAGAACTCGCGGAAACCCTGCCGAAGGGCAGTGCTGCTTTGGCGTTGTTAGTGAGGGATGCCACGCCCGATCGTGTGATCGAGCGCTTGCGTCGCCATGCGCCCCACGCCCGGTTGATCCACACCAACCTCAGCCATACCGATGAAGACTTGCTGAAAGAGCAACTCGAGAAGGCAAAACGGCAGGCTGAAGGCCTCAGGTTGGGCTGA
- a CDS encoding M23 family metallopeptidase, translating into MLANTNVEAKPAKPRNTPILTSVSDLALLGPEVRPLPQRLWPIQRGERIRLKYPLPYLAQEVSPYGWRFSDHRKKWRLHTGHDLIAPAGTGVLAALSGKALIVQPISGYGLTVVLDHGNGWQTLYAHLLSARIRPGQLVQTGDRIGNVGKSGYASTAHLHFELRRLKNGQLMAIDPAPLLQLRQASRR; encoded by the coding sequence ATGCTTGCCAACACAAACGTAGAAGCCAAGCCAGCAAAGCCAAGGAATACGCCAATCCTGACGAGCGTCTCAGACCTTGCACTTCTGGGGCCAGAAGTAAGGCCGCTGCCTCAACGCTTGTGGCCAATACAACGTGGAGAGAGGATCAGACTCAAGTATCCACTCCCCTATCTTGCCCAGGAAGTAAGCCCTTACGGTTGGCGATTTTCAGACCATAGAAAGAAGTGGCGCTTACATACAGGACATGATTTGATCGCACCCGCTGGAACAGGAGTCTTGGCTGCACTCTCCGGTAAAGCCTTGATCGTGCAACCCATCTCTGGATACGGACTGACTGTTGTGCTGGATCATGGCAATGGTTGGCAAACGCTTTACGCTCATTTGCTCAGCGCTCGAATCAGACCCGGTCAGCTCGTACAAACGGGTGATCGCATCGGAAACGTAGGGAAAAGTGGCTACGCCAGCACCGCCCATCTCCATTTCGAGCTCCGTCGCCTCAAGAATGGGCAACTCATGGCGATTGACCCTGCCCCACTTCTTCAGCTGCGCCAGGCATCGAGACGTTGA
- a CDS encoding SprT family zinc-dependent metalloprotease, with product MPLEPLLPLFHRLNREHFDGCLVRGTGPLVALRWSDGRMRKTAGFYRRGPAVAPPLGREIVLSKPLLEPLPRCATESTLCHEMIHAWVDLVLGQREGHGPCFRAQMEVINASQSRFKVSIRHRFPVQQTPPRWIAICPMCGQRTPYRRRVRQAACRLCCDRHHDGHWHVSCLLSYVPAPAQD from the coding sequence ATGCCCCTCGAGCCCCTGCTGCCGTTGTTTCACAGGCTCAATCGAGAACACTTTGATGGCTGCCTTGTGCGGGGCACGGGCCCGCTGGTTGCTTTGCGTTGGAGTGATGGGCGGATGCGAAAGACGGCAGGCTTTTATCGCCGCGGACCGGCGGTGGCTCCCCCGCTTGGACGGGAGATTGTGCTCTCAAAACCCTTGCTGGAACCCTTGCCTCGCTGCGCCACCGAGAGCACTCTTTGTCATGAAATGATTCATGCCTGGGTGGATTTGGTGTTGGGTCAACGGGAGGGGCATGGCCCTTGTTTTCGGGCTCAGATGGAGGTGATTAATGCCTCTCAATCCCGGTTCAAGGTGAGCATTCGCCATCGTTTTCCGGTTCAGCAGACCCCCCCTCGCTGGATTGCTATCTGCCCTATGTGCGGGCAGCGCACGCCATATCGGCGCCGGGTTAGGCAAGCGGCTTGCAGGTTGTGCTGTGATCGGCATCATGACGGTCACTGGCATGTGAGTTGTCTACTCAGTTATGTACCTGCCCCCGCTCAGGATTGA
- the ligA gene encoding NAD-dependent DNA ligase LigA: protein MSSSQPLKSSSSSQARAEELRRLLNRAAHAYYVLDAPEMEDPVYDQLYRELQALEHQDSTLVSPDSPTQRVGGRLAEGFRSVRHRIALFSLDNAFNRDELHGWYGRLLKVLDRAPAEGAPPPALAMVGELKIDGNALALSYENGVLVRAATRGDGEQGEEITANVRTISSIPLRLHLEPAPAWVEVRGEAFIPDATFHAINNERLSRDEALFANPRNACAGTLRQLDPSVVASRRLDFFAYTLQLPDDWQGRRPLTQWDALQWLGDAGFKVNPNAGLLPDLQSVEQFFDTWDTERRQLNYATDGVVVKLNDLRLQDAAGFTQKAPRWAIALKYPAEEAPSRLVRLTYQVGRTGVITPVAEFEPVALAGTSVSRATLHNADRLAELDLHSGDTIVVRKAGEIIPEVLRVLPELRPEGAQPLDLPHQCPSCDSELVRESGEAATRCVNSSCPAILRGALRHWVSKGALDVEGMGGKLIGQLVERGLVHAISDLYRLDAALLSSLERMGEKSAENLVTAIEASRAQPWARQLYGLGIHHVGEVNAKALAAAFPDVDTLAQTAIDHPEAISELHGIGSEINQSLQQWFNTGANQKLIQQLQDVGLSLATSEQERQDLASRNSTIGVLSGQTVVLTGTLPTMSRTQAKELIEAAGGKVSGSVSKKTSFVLAGEEAGSKLEKANKLGLNVIDEAGLIALLKSTET, encoded by the coding sequence TTGAGCAGCTCGCAGCCGCTGAAATCGTCGAGCAGCTCTCAAGCGCGAGCGGAGGAGTTGCGGCGCCTGCTCAATCGCGCTGCTCACGCTTATTACGTGCTCGACGCTCCGGAGATGGAAGATCCGGTCTACGACCAGCTCTACAGGGAGCTCCAAGCGTTAGAGCACCAAGATTCAACGTTGGTGAGCCCAGATAGCCCCACCCAGAGAGTGGGTGGGCGCCTAGCGGAAGGTTTCAGGAGTGTGCGCCACAGGATTGCCCTGTTCAGCCTCGACAACGCGTTTAACCGTGACGAGCTCCACGGCTGGTATGGCCGGTTGCTCAAGGTGCTTGACCGCGCACCAGCAGAAGGAGCTCCACCTCCGGCCCTGGCCATGGTGGGAGAACTCAAAATCGATGGCAACGCTCTCGCCCTGAGCTACGAAAACGGCGTACTCGTTCGAGCCGCGACGCGCGGGGACGGCGAACAGGGAGAAGAGATCACCGCCAACGTGCGCACCATCAGCTCCATTCCCTTGCGCTTGCACCTCGAACCGGCACCAGCCTGGGTGGAAGTGCGTGGGGAGGCCTTCATCCCCGATGCCACCTTTCATGCGATCAACAACGAACGCCTAAGCCGCGACGAAGCTTTGTTTGCTAACCCCCGCAATGCCTGCGCTGGAACGTTGCGCCAACTGGATCCAAGCGTTGTGGCCTCAAGACGGCTGGACTTTTTTGCCTACACGCTTCAGCTGCCAGACGATTGGCAAGGACGCAGGCCGCTCACGCAATGGGATGCCTTGCAATGGCTGGGCGATGCGGGATTCAAGGTGAATCCCAATGCGGGTTTATTGCCAGATCTTCAATCGGTAGAGCAGTTCTTCGACACCTGGGATACAGAGCGCCGGCAGCTCAATTACGCCACCGATGGTGTGGTGGTGAAGCTCAACGATTTACGGCTGCAGGATGCCGCAGGCTTCACTCAAAAAGCACCACGCTGGGCGATTGCTCTGAAATACCCAGCCGAGGAAGCCCCAAGCCGGCTGGTGCGCCTCACCTACCAAGTGGGGCGCACCGGCGTGATTACCCCAGTGGCCGAATTCGAACCGGTTGCCCTGGCTGGCACCAGCGTCAGTCGCGCCACCCTGCACAACGCCGACCGACTGGCGGAACTGGATCTCCACAGCGGCGACACGATCGTGGTGCGCAAGGCCGGAGAGATCATCCCTGAAGTGTTGAGAGTGCTTCCCGAACTCAGGCCTGAAGGTGCTCAGCCCCTTGACCTTCCCCATCAGTGCCCTAGCTGCGACTCTGAGCTGGTTCGCGAGAGCGGTGAAGCCGCAACCCGCTGCGTAAACAGCAGCTGCCCGGCAATCCTTCGCGGCGCTCTGCGTCACTGGGTCAGTAAGGGAGCTCTCGACGTAGAGGGAATGGGCGGCAAATTGATCGGACAACTTGTGGAGAGGGGGCTCGTGCACGCGATCTCCGACCTCTATCGCCTAGACGCCGCACTGCTGAGCAGCCTGGAACGAATGGGTGAGAAAAGCGCCGAGAACCTCGTAACAGCCATAGAGGCATCCCGTGCCCAGCCCTGGGCACGCCAGCTCTATGGGCTCGGCATCCACCATGTGGGCGAGGTCAACGCAAAAGCCCTCGCAGCAGCATTCCCAGACGTCGACACGCTTGCTCAAACAGCCATTGATCACCCTGAAGCGATCAGCGAGCTGCATGGCATTGGTTCTGAGATCAATCAGAGCCTGCAGCAATGGTTCAACACCGGAGCCAATCAGAAGCTGATTCAGCAGCTTCAAGACGTGGGTCTCTCGCTTGCCACTAGTGAGCAAGAGCGCCAAGACTTGGCAAGCCGCAACAGCACGATCGGGGTGCTCTCCGGGCAGACCGTGGTCCTCACCGGCACACTTCCCACCATGAGCCGCACTCAAGCGAAAGAATTAATTGAAGCCGCAGGTGGCAAGGTCAGTGGCTCCGTCAGCAAAAAGACATCCTTCGTGCTCGCTGGAGAAGAGGCCGGCAGCAAACTGGAGAAGGCCAACAAACTGGGCCTCAATGTGATCGATGAAGCGGGGCTGATCGCCTTGCTTAAATCCACCGAAACCTGA
- a CDS encoding RNA helicase, with amino-acid sequence MDGRFQPRQRSQGQRSQDSGDRRLDQWLETGRQLVDGVAGTRPGRRSAGGGRPSMDLETVGRWVGDKIDWLMDEEEDWRDPVEPPLRTESPAASSRKRPLDAISRRQGVGQQIVAPVPEPQPAYGEDDNGWPDDESFRVERWSRSAAPPAITPAPQPVSRGPGPSRRPLPRSSRRRD; translated from the coding sequence ATGGATGGACGTTTTCAACCGCGGCAGCGCAGTCAGGGGCAGCGCAGTCAGGACTCTGGTGATCGGCGATTGGATCAGTGGCTTGAAACCGGTCGTCAGCTGGTGGATGGTGTGGCTGGCACGCGACCTGGTCGACGGTCTGCCGGTGGCGGGCGTCCCTCAATGGATCTCGAAACAGTGGGTCGCTGGGTCGGCGACAAGATCGATTGGCTGATGGACGAAGAAGAAGACTGGAGGGATCCGGTTGAACCACCCCTGCGGACTGAATCGCCTGCCGCATCCAGTCGTAAGCGGCCTCTCGATGCGATCTCACGGCGGCAAGGTGTTGGGCAGCAGATTGTGGCGCCCGTACCTGAGCCTCAGCCCGCCTACGGCGAGGATGACAACGGCTGGCCCGATGACGAAAGCTTTCGTGTGGAGCGCTGGTCCCGTTCTGCAGCGCCCCCAGCAATCACGCCAGCGCCTCAGCCTGTGTCCCGTGGCCCTGGCCCATCCAGACGTCCATTACCTCGCTCCAGCAGGCGACGAGACTGA